One genomic window of Terriglobia bacterium includes the following:
- a CDS encoding ParB/RepB/Spo0J family partition protein translates to MRHDTHFVEEVTSGRTESIGRMVEVSRIEPNPNQPRKEFGDLTDLVASIKEKGILEPILVRGHGAKYQIIAGERRFQAAKIAGLRSVPCVELDVDLRGMLEISLIENLQRKDLHAFEEAEAIQSLTDQFRYTHEEIARKLGKSRPVITETLSLCRIPEGVRERCRQADITSKSMLLQIARQADGDAMDKLIDQISGGGMTREEARRFNKGESAPGRRPRRYTFRYKPEGDASFQFSMTFDRPKVERTEVIERLKAILQSLIEDELSSGGELLSADTRQGDEAGIRPGAELSGSEAVGGQADD, encoded by the coding sequence ATGCGTCACGATACGCATTTCGTCGAGGAGGTCACGTCCGGACGCACCGAGTCCATCGGCCGCATGGTCGAGGTATCGAGGATCGAGCCGAATCCCAACCAGCCGCGAAAGGAGTTCGGTGACCTGACCGACCTCGTGGCCTCGATCAAGGAGAAAGGGATCTTGGAGCCCATCCTCGTCCGGGGACACGGGGCCAAGTATCAGATCATTGCGGGAGAGCGCCGCTTCCAGGCCGCGAAGATCGCGGGGCTCCGAAGCGTCCCGTGCGTCGAACTGGACGTCGATCTCCGGGGCATGCTCGAGATCTCCCTCATCGAGAACCTCCAGCGGAAAGATCTCCACGCGTTCGAGGAGGCCGAGGCCATCCAGAGCCTGACCGACCAGTTCAGGTATACGCACGAGGAGATCGCTCGAAAGCTCGGGAAGTCGCGGCCGGTGATCACCGAGACGCTGAGCCTCTGTCGGATTCCGGAGGGTGTCCGGGAAAGATGTCGGCAGGCCGACATCACGAGCAAGTCCATGCTCCTCCAGATCGCGCGGCAGGCCGACGGCGACGCCATGGACAAGCTCATCGACCAGATCAGCGGCGGCGGAATGACGAGGGAGGAGGCCCGCCGGTTCAACAAGGGAGAGTCGGCTCCAGGGCGCCGGCCCAGGAGGTATACGTTCCGCTACAAGCCCGAGGGAGATGCAAGCTTTCAGTTCAGCATGACGTTCGACAGGCCCAAGGTCGAGAGGACCGAAGTCATCGAGCGGCTCAAGGCGATTCTGCAGTCTCTGATCGAGGATGAGTTGTCGAGCGGTGGGGAGCTGCTGAGCGCAGACACGCGCCAGGGAGACGAAGCGGGTATTAGGCCGGGCGCCGAGCTGAGCGGGTCCGAGGCAGTTGGGGGTCAGGCGGACGATTGA
- a CDS encoding AAA family ATPase: MTLAIANQKGGVGKTTTAINLAAALAQKHLKTLLVDLDPQGNATLSFVDPNTVQASVYDLLVEPNIGVPEVVHNTDSPDLDILPARISLAKAEVKLVGEYDSHFRLKDKLDPYRGLYEYIVIDTPPTLGILTVNALVAATHLMVPIQSSYFALEGTDDLLETYQKIRSRPNPNLQFLGVVITLHDRRTVLSRDIKRRIREVFGEKVFKTTISKSVRLEESPAYRQSIFTFAPSSTGAMEYYSLSEEVIGRV, translated from the coding sequence ATGACGCTCGCGATCGCGAACCAGAAGGGCGGTGTCGGAAAGACCACGACCGCGATCAACCTCGCCGCCGCGCTCGCTCAGAAGCACCTGAAGACCCTTCTCGTGGACCTCGATCCTCAGGGGAACGCGACGCTCTCCTTCGTCGATCCCAACACGGTCCAGGCGTCGGTCTACGACCTTCTCGTTGAGCCGAATATCGGGGTCCCCGAAGTCGTGCACAATACCGACAGCCCCGACCTCGACATCCTGCCCGCGCGCATTTCCCTCGCCAAAGCCGAGGTCAAGCTAGTGGGGGAGTACGACAGCCACTTTCGTCTCAAGGACAAGCTCGATCCGTACCGCGGACTCTACGAGTACATCGTGATCGACACCCCACCGACACTCGGGATCCTGACCGTCAACGCCCTGGTCGCCGCCACGCACCTGATGGTTCCCATCCAATCGTCGTACTTTGCCCTCGAGGGGACGGACGACCTCCTCGAGACCTACCAGAAGATTCGATCCCGGCCCAATCCCAACCTGCAGTTCCTCGGCGTCGTGATCACCCTTCACGATCGGCGGACCGTCTTGTCGCGCGACATCAAGCGCCGGATACGCGAGGTGTTCGGCGAGAAGGTCTTCAAGACCACGATCTCGAAGAGCGTGCGCCTCGAGGAGAGCCCCGCATACCGCCAGAGCATTTTCACGTTCGCCCCGAGCTCGACCGGGGCCATGGAATATTACAGCCTGTCCGAGGAGGTGATCGGCCGTGTCTAA
- the miaB gene encoding tRNA (N6-isopentenyl adenosine(37)-C2)-methylthiotransferase MiaB: LGDADVILLNTCSVREKAAEKFFSELGRLRGWKRGRPETVLGVCGCVAQDQGVSILDRAPHVDFVLGPRSAVGTLPDLLRRLRSGDESARHTVDVEVRDDSILFPFERIRREGEGSGKAYVTVIEGCNHRCSFCIVPRTRGRESCRDLDDVLSEVRSLSARGVLEVEFLGQTVNAYRDGAGRTLGDLLRAAAEIDGIERIRFTTSHPAQMTSSLVEAMAAARPKLCPYLHLPFQSGSSEVLRAMRRGYDREGYLERIRQVRRRIPEMSFGTDVIVGFPGEGDPEFLETLELLDAVPFDTVYSFAYSPRPATSALALGDPVPQEVKLLRLTTLQARQKRVQEVRNAARVGEIVEVLVEGPSLRNPTEWSGRAPDNRVVNFSGDVAPGRLVRVEVDRSSAFSLYGHAAGSA; encoded by the coding sequence CTCGGCGACGCCGACGTGATCCTGCTCAACACCTGCTCCGTTCGGGAGAAGGCGGCGGAGAAGTTCTTCTCCGAGCTCGGTCGGCTCAGGGGGTGGAAGCGCGGCCGCCCCGAAACGGTCCTGGGGGTGTGCGGATGCGTCGCGCAGGATCAGGGTGTCTCGATCCTCGATCGCGCTCCCCACGTCGACTTCGTGCTGGGTCCGAGGTCCGCCGTGGGAACGCTGCCTGACCTGCTCCGGCGGCTCCGCTCGGGGGACGAGTCGGCGCGGCACACCGTGGACGTCGAGGTCCGCGACGATTCGATCCTCTTCCCCTTCGAGCGGATCCGCCGCGAGGGGGAGGGGAGCGGCAAGGCCTACGTGACCGTGATCGAGGGATGCAATCACCGCTGCTCCTTCTGCATCGTTCCGAGGACCCGGGGTCGCGAGAGCTGCCGCGATCTCGACGACGTGCTCTCCGAGGTCCGAAGCCTCTCCGCGCGCGGCGTGCTCGAGGTGGAGTTCCTCGGCCAGACCGTGAACGCCTACCGCGATGGAGCGGGCAGGACCCTCGGCGACCTGCTGCGCGCCGCGGCGGAGATCGACGGGATCGAGCGCATCCGCTTCACCACGTCCCACCCCGCGCAGATGACCTCCTCGCTCGTCGAGGCGATGGCCGCCGCCCGTCCGAAGCTCTGCCCGTACCTCCACCTTCCTTTCCAATCCGGATCGTCCGAGGTGCTTCGCGCGATGCGGCGGGGATACGATCGCGAAGGCTACCTCGAGCGGATCCGGCAGGTGCGGCGGCGGATCCCGGAGATGTCGTTCGGCACCGACGTCATCGTGGGCTTTCCCGGCGAGGGCGATCCCGAGTTCCTCGAGACGCTCGAGCTCCTCGACGCGGTGCCTTTCGACACGGTGTATTCGTTCGCCTACTCGCCGCGGCCCGCCACCTCGGCGCTCGCCCTCGGGGATCCGGTTCCGCAGGAGGTCAAGCTCCTTCGCCTGACGACCCTCCAGGCGCGGCAGAAGCGGGTCCAGGAGGTGCGGAACGCGGCGCGGGTCGGCGAGATCGTCGAGGTCCTCGTGGAGGGACCGAGCCTGAGGAACCCGACGGAGTGGAGCGGCCGAGCGCCCGACAATAGGGTGGTGAACTTCTCGGGGGACGTTGCTCCGGGCCGGCTCGTGCGCGTCGAGGTCGACCGCTCTTCGGCCTTCTCCCTTTACGGTCACGCCGCCGGCTCCGCTTGA
- a CDS encoding bifunctional nuclease family protein, giving the protein MPVEMKIKGLMIDPVSNMPIIILRKPDGDAVLPIWVGIFEANAIAMQIEKIQSPRPMTHDLLCNVIHDLHARVEKVVITDLKDNTFFATIHLVRDSERLAVDARPSDAMAIALRLGAPILVEESVLDRSSVSGEDRDVDETERLRRWLEQVDPGELGKYEM; this is encoded by the coding sequence ATGCCGGTCGAGATGAAGATCAAGGGCCTGATGATCGACCCGGTCTCGAACATGCCCATCATCATCCTCCGCAAGCCCGACGGGGATGCCGTCCTGCCGATCTGGGTCGGGATCTTCGAGGCCAACGCCATTGCGATGCAGATCGAGAAGATCCAGTCCCCGCGTCCGATGACCCACGACCTCCTGTGCAACGTGATCCACGACCTCCACGCCCGGGTCGAGAAGGTCGTCATCACCGATCTCAAGGACAACACGTTCTTCGCGACGATCCACCTCGTCCGCGACTCCGAGCGGCTGGCCGTCGACGCCCGACCCAGCGACGCGATGGCCATCGCCCTCCGGCTTGGCGCGCCGATCCTCGTCGAGGAGTCCGTCCTCGATCGCTCGTCCGTCAGCGGCGAGGACCGCGACGTCGACGAGACCGAGCGCCTGCGCCGGTGGCTCGAGCAGGTCGACCCAGGAGAACTCGGCAAGTACGAGATGTGA